In Vitis riparia cultivar Riparia Gloire de Montpellier isolate 1030 chromosome 19, EGFV_Vit.rip_1.0, whole genome shotgun sequence, the following proteins share a genomic window:
- the LOC117909200 gene encoding thiamine thiazole synthase 1, chloroplastic — MATLTSSLCSKPKASVFDPHKSSFHGVPIATQARLSPVKSTPVNLAVTAAAMPYDLRSFKFEPIKESIVSREMTRRYMMDMITYADTDVVIVGAGSAGLSCAYELSKNPSVQVAIIEQSVSPGGGAWLGGQLFSSMVVRKPAHRFLDELGLEYDEQDNYVVIKHAALFTSTIMSKLLARPNVKLFNAVAAEDLIIKEGKVGGVVTNWALVSMNHDTQSCMDPNVMEAKVVVSSCGHDGPFGATGVKRLRSVGMIDSVPGMKALDMNTAEDEIVRLTREVVPGMIVTGMEVAEIDGSPRMGPTFGAMMISGQKAAHLALKSLGLPNALDGTYIGNLHPELVLAAAADAAEIAEA; from the exons ATGGCAACCCTCACCTCCTCCCTCTGCTCCAAGCCTAAAGCCTCCGTTTTCGATCCACACAAGTCCTCTTTCCATGGCGTCCCTATCGCCACCCAGGCCCGCCTGAGCCCGGTGAAATCCACGCCGGTGAATCTCGCCGTTACAGCCGCAGCGATGCCCTATGACCTCCGGTCGTTCAAGTTCGAACCCATCAAGGAGTCGATCGTCTCTCGCGAGATGACCCGCCGGTACATGATGGACATGATCACCTACGCGGACACTGACGTCGTTATCGTCGGCGCCGGCTCTGCTGGGCTGTCCTGCGCCTACGAGCTCAGCAAGAACCCCTCCGTACAGGTGGCGATCATTGAGCAATCCGTCAGCCCCGGCGGCGGCGCGTGGCTCGGGGGCCAGCTCTTCTCCTCCATGGTGGTCCGCAAGCCAGCACACCGCTTTCTCGATGAGCTCGGCCTAGAGTACGACGAGCAAGACAACTACGTGGTGATAAAGCACGCGGCTCTCTTCACATCCACCATCATGAGCAAGCTCTTGGCGAGGCCCAACGTGAAGCTCTTCAACGCGGTGGCAGCCGAGGATCTGATTATAAAGGAAGGGAAAGTTGGCGGGGTGGTGACCAACTGGGCTCTGGTGTCGATGAACCACGACACACAGTCGTGTATGGACCCGAACGTGATGGAGGCGAAGGTGGTGGTGAGCTCATGTGGACACGACGGGCCGTTCGGAGCCACCGGAGTGAAGAGGCTGAGGAGCGTTGGAATGATAGACAGCGTTCCGGGAATGAAGGCGCTAGACATGAACACGGCAGAGGATGAGATCGTGAGGCTCACCAGGGAGGTGGTGCCGGGAATGATCGTCACCGGAATGGAAGTTGCAGAGATTGATGGCTCCCCAAGGAtg GGACCGACATTCGGAGCGATGATGATATCAGGGCAGAAGGCAGCTCACTTGGCCTTGAAGTCTCTGGGGCTGCCCAACGCTCTGGACGGCACATACATCGGAAACCTCCATCCCGAGCTGGTCTTGGCCGCTGCCGCCGATGCTGCTGAGATTGCTGAGGCTTAA
- the LOC117909282 gene encoding DDRGK domain-containing protein 1 — MEELFVFILSMLLVIALIPLYLWKRRQDSRSSNEHEEEHQVQQRETVVRATGARRMRRRPASGASTSSAPTATVEETVDESDEDVAVDEYEGKHSKKRERKRQEREAQRQADEAARESRLTKQDRYAEMRRRKDEEREAKERQLEEEAKAQKAKEDEAAALEFEKWKGDFSVDAEGTTENEMQDGNQGLLVDFVEYIKKQKCVPLEDLAAEFKLRTQDCINRITSLENMGRLSGVMDDRGKFIYISQEEMHAVADYIKRQGRVSISHLASKSNQFIDLEPKAQVVDDISGVEEMAVT, encoded by the exons ATGGAAGAGCTTTTTGTGTTTATACTTTCTATGCTTCTTGTCATTGCATTAATTCCGCTGTACTTATGGAAGAGGCGTCAAGATTCTCGATCATCTAATGAACATGAGGAAGAACATCAG GTTCAACAAAGGGAAACTGTTGTACGGGCAACTGGTGCTCGTAGGATGCGTCGACGACCAGCCTCTGGTGCAAGCACATCATCGGCCCCAACAGCAACTGTAGAAG AAACCGTTGATGAAAGTGATGAGGATGTTGCTGTTGATGAGTATGAAGGTAAACAttcaaagaaaagagagaggaaaCGCCAAGAGCGGGAAGCACAGCGACAg GCCGACGAAGCTGCACGTGAGTCAAGGCTAACAAAACAAGACAGATATGCAGAAATGAGGAGGAGGAAGGATGAGGAGCGCGAAGCAAAGGAGCGCCAGCTT gaagaagaagctaaagcTCAAAAGGCCAAGGAGGATGAAGCAGCTGCATTGGAGTTTGAGAAGTGGAAAGGAGATTTTTCTGTTGATGCAGAAGGTACAACAGAAAATGAAATGCAAGATGGAAATCAGGGGTTGCTTGTGGATTTTGTGGAATACATAAAG AAACAGAAATGCGTGCCCTTGGAAGATCTTGCTGCAGAATTTAAGTTGCGAACTCAG GACTGTATTAATCGGATAACCTCCCTGGAAAATATGG GTCGACTCTCTGGTGTCATGGATGATAGAGGAAAATTCATATACATCTCACAAGAAGAAATGCATGCTGTTGCTGACTATATCAAGCGTCAGGGGCGGGTTAGCATCTCACACCTAGCTAGTAAGTCCAACCAGTTCATTGATTTGGAGCCAAAAGCACAGGTTGTTGATGATATCAGTGGTGTAGAGGAGATGGCTGTCACTTGA
- the LOC117909281 gene encoding COBRA-like protein 10 has translation MVPCSNNNGLDRKIWSMKTKTCMKIPWNIVLFSCVLLFYISPKVQVCRGQDYDIDAPPPLPLEEEECNGIFLSYTFISRQKAFPRLKNASAQAWAFKSTATVMNTGFDELKAWKIFIGFQHEEILVSADGAVIADGDDFPAAVGNGTYLSGYPQADLKTSVETASDLNQMQVQIPMTGTQFGLKPPAVPMPRTIRLENDGYKCPNPTRRGSSMHVCCAKDPKYKAREEKSTKFSPRRNGDLSFSYDVLQASDSNYLAQVTIDNKNPIGRLDHWNLTWEWMRGEFIYNMRGAFTRKKDSSECIYGEAGQYYKTFDFSAVMNCEKRPVIVDLPADRAKDEKVGNLPYCCRNGSLLPSTMDVSRSRSVFQLQVYKLPPDLNRTALFPPQNWEVDGVLNPHYKCGPPIRVDPTEFPEPSGLQSTVIAVASWQVVCNITRPRAKHSRCCVSFSAFYNDSVVPCNTCACGCEESDTCSADANPLLLPSEALLVPFDNRTARAKAWAKVKHYPVPDPLPCPDNCRVSINWHIYTDYRTGWTARISIFNWDDVIFEDWFGAIVMEKTYPGYENVYSFNGTKLPQLNNTIFFEGLPGLNYLMGETNGTNPKRDPRVPGKQQSIISFTKKQTPGINLARGDGFPSRVFFNGEECSLPAQLPLRGGQSRTHVSFLPVVFLTVVIWGLH, from the exons ATGGTTCCATGCTCAAATAACAACG GTTTAGACAGAAAAATCTGGagtatgaaaacaaaaacatgcaTGAAGATACCATGGAATATTGTACTATTCTCTTGTGTATTACTCTTCTATATTTCTCCTAAGGTTCAAGTCTGTCGAGGACAAGACTACGATATCGACGCGCCACCACCTCTGCcactggaagaagaagaatgcaACGGAATATTCCTGTCCTACACTTTTATATCGCGACAGAAGGCATTCCCACGACTGAAGAATGCATCAGCGCAGGCTTGGGCTTTTAAGTCCACCGCCACGGTGATGAATACAGGGTTCGATGAGTTGAAGGCATGGAagatatttatagggtttcaGCATGAGGAGATATTGGTGAGTGCAGATGGGGCTGTTATAGCAGATGGGGATGATTTTCCGGCGGCGGTCGGGAACGGGACCTACTTGTCGGGGTATCCGCAGGCGGATTTGAAGACCTCTGTTGAGACTGCAAGTGATTTGAATCAGATGCAGGTGCAGATTCCGATGACTGGGACGCAGTTCGGGTTGAAGCCTCCGGCAGTTCCTATGCCAAGGACTATAAGGCTTGAAAATGATGGATATAAATGCCCTAATCCTACTCGTCGTG GGAGCTCAATGCATGTATGCTGTGCAAAGGATCCAAAATACAAGGCCAGAGAGGAAAAATCAACGAAGTTCTCGCCTCGACGGAACGGTGATCTCTCCTTCTCTTACGATGTCCTCCAAGCCTCGGACAGCAACTATCTTGCCCAAGTAACCATTGATAACAAAAACCCTATTGGCCGTCTGGACCATTGGAACTTAACTTGGGAGTGGATGAGAGGAGAGTTCATATACAACATGAGAGGAGCCTTCACTCGTAAAAAGGACAGCTCAGAATGCATATATGGGGAAGCCGGACAGTACTACAAAACCTTTGATTTCTCTGCTGTCATGAACTGTGAGAAAAGACCAGTCATTGTAGACCTGCCTGCTGATAGAGCAAAGGATGAGAAAGTTGGGAACTTACCATATTGCTGTAGAAATGGCAGTCTTCTACCGAGCACCATGGACGTGAGCAGATCAAGATCCGTTTTCCAATTACAAGTTTACAAGCTTCCACCTGACCTGAATCGAACCGCTCTTTTCCCACCCCAGAACTGGGAAGTTGACGGCGTTCTTAATCCACATTACAAGTGTGGCCCTCCTATTAGAGTAGACCCAACAGAATTTCCAGAACCGAGCGGCCTTCAGTCTACCGTTATAGCCGTGGCAAGTTGGCAAGTGGTCTGCAACATCACTCGCCCTCGAGCCAAGCATTCCAGATGTTGCGTTTCCTTTTCCGCCTTCTACAATGATTCCGTTGTGCCCTGCAACACCTGCGCTTGCGGCTGTGAGGAATCAGACACTTGCAGTGCGGACGCCAACCCTTTGCTCCTCCCTTCGGAGGCTCTGCTTGTGCCCTTTGACAATAGAACAGCCAGAGCAAAAGCTTGGGCTAAAGTTAAACACTATCCTGTTCCAGATCCATTGCCTTGTCCGGACAATTGTAGGGTTAGCATTAATTGGCACATCTATACTGATTACAGGACTGGATGGACCGCCCGGATTTCAATCTTCAATTGGGATGATGTGATTTTTGAGGACTGGTTTGGAGCAATTGTGATGGAGAAAACTTATCCTGGTTATGAAAATGTGTACTCATTCAATGGGACCAAGCTGCCACAGCTCAACAATACCATCTTCTTTGAAGGCTTACCAGGTCTGAACTACTTAATGGGAGAGACAAATGGGACTAACCCGAAACGTGATCCAAGAGTACCTGGAAAGCAGCAGtcaataatttcatttaccAAGAAACAGACGCCGGGGATCAATTTAGCTAGAGGGGATGGATTTCCTTCACGGGTGTTCTTCAATGGGGAAGAATGCTCTCTTCCTGCACAGCTTCCCTTGCGAGGAGGGCAAAGTCGAACTCATGTCAGCTTCTTGCCAGTGGTTTTCCTCACAGTGGTAATTTGGGGTCTCCATTGA
- the LOC117909182 gene encoding GTPase-activating protein GYP7-like, which produces MWFDTGAPTDSFYEVRAECSDVPKTRFKIKAGKTLSERRWKAAFSPEGHLEMSRMLSRIQRGGIHPTIRGEVWEFLLGCYDPKSTYEEREQIRQRRREQYAKWKEQCCQMFPVIGSGRYITAPIITEDGQPIQDPLVLLEANPQKGSALPHDNGDAEDSELSTSNSSETKKPINHPPIDKKEIQWKLTLHQIGLDVVRTDRTLVFYEKQENLAKLWDILAVYAWIDTDIGYCQGMSDLCSPMIMLLEDEADAFWCFEHLMRRLRGNFRCTDSSVGVETQLSNLALITQVIDPKLHQHLETLGGGDYLFAFRMLMVLFRREFSFGDSLYLWEMMWALEYDPDFFSMYEETDSANEKAEGSKGKPKSMHQYGKFERENMKNKIKNGEAPLPISVFLVASVLKEKSSKLLTEARGLDDVVKILNDITGNLDAKKACTGAMKLHRKYLKKAKKV; this is translated from the exons ATGTGGTTTGATACTGGAGCTCCCACCGATTCCTTCTACGAGGTTAGGGCCGAGTGCTCGGATGTGCCAAAAACCCGATTCAAAATCAAG GCTGGAAAAACTCTAAGTGAAAGAAGATGGAAGGCTGCATTTAGTCCAGAAGGTCATCTTGAAATGAGCAGGATGCTTAGTAGAATCCAAAGAGGG gGAATCCATCCAACAATTAGAGGAGAAGTTTGGGAATTTCTGCTTGGTTGTTATGATCCAAAGAGCACATATGAGGAAAGAGAGCAAATACGGCAACGTCGAAG GGAACAATATGCTAAATGGAAGGAACAGTGCTGCCAAATGTTTCCTGTTATTGGGAGTGGCAGATATATCACAGCACCTATCATTACTGAGGATGGTCAGCCCATTCAAGATCCTTTGGTACTTCTTGAAGCAAATCCGCAGAAGGGTTCGGCTTTACCTCATGATAATGGTGATGCTGAAGACTCAGAGCTTTCTACTTCCAACAGCTCGGAAACAAAGAAACCAATTAATCATCCTCCAATTGACAAGAAAGAAATCCAGTGGAAGCTTACACTACATCAAATAG GTCTCGATGTGGTTCGCACTGACAGGACATTAGTTTTTTATGAGAAGCAAGAAAATCTGGCAAAACTTTGGGATATTCTAGCTGTTTATGCATGGATAGACACAGATATTGGCTACTGTCAAG GCATGAGTGATCTCTGCTCCCCAATGATAATGCTTCTTGAAGACGAAGCAGATGCATTTTGGTGCTTTGAACATTTGATGCGCAGATTG cgAGGGAATTTCAGATGCACCGACAGCTCTGTTGGAGTGGAGACACAGCTTAGTAATTTAGCTTTAATTACTCAAGTTATTGATCCAAAACTTCATCAGCACTTAG AGACACTAGGTGGAGGTGACTATCTATTTGCTTTCCGAATGCTTATGGTTTTGTTTCGCAGAGAATTTTCTTTTGGTGACTCATTGTATCTTTGGGAG ATGATGTGGGCTTTGGAGTATGATCCAGATTTCTTCTCCATGTATGAAGAGACTGACTCAGCTAATGAAAAAGCTGAGGGATCTAAAGGAAAACCAAAGTCGATGCACCAGTATGGAAAGTTTGAgagggaaaatatgaaaaataaaataaaaaatggagaagcTCCCCTCCCCATTTCTGTTTTCCTTGTTGCCAGTGTCTTGAAAGAGAAGAGCTCAAAGCTACTTACAGAAGCTCGGGGGTTGGATGATGTTGTTAAG ATATTGAATGACATAACCGGGAATCTGGATGCCAAAAAGGCTTGCACCGGGGCAATGAAACTTCACAGGAAATATCTAAAAAAG GCCAAGAAGGTTTAG